Genomic DNA from Rhodoferax mekongensis:
GCAGAGCCTGTCCAGGGTGGTGCAAACTGTGCGTCAGGGCTCGGAGAGCGTGGAAACCGCCAGCTCCGAGATCGCCCAGGGCAACCATGACCTGAGCGCCCGCACCGAACAGCAGGCCAGCTCACTGGAAGAAACTGCTGCCTCCATGGAACAACTCAGCGCCCAGGTCAAGCACAATGCAGAGAACGCATTGCAGGCCAACCAACTGGCGGCCAGCGCATCCAATGTGGCAGCGCGGGGTGGCGATGTGGTGGGCCGTGTGGTGGACACCATGAAGGAAATCAACGATTCGTCACGGCGGATCTCGGACATCATTGCCGTGATCGATGGCATCGCCTTCCAAACCAATATTCTGGCGCTCAATGCAGCGGTAGAGGCAGCCCGCGCAGGCGAACAAGGCCGTGGTTTTGCGGTGGTGGCCTCCGAAGTGCGCGCCCTGGCCGGGCGCAGCGCCGAGGCCGCCAAAGAGATCAAGTCCCTGATCAACGCCAGCGTGGAGCGCGTGGAACAGGGCTCTGCGTTGGTGAACGAGGCCGGCAGCACCATGGCTGAGGTGGTGACTTCCATCCGCCGCGTGACGGACATGATGGGTGAGATCAGCTCCGCCAGCAACGAACAGTCGTTGGGCGTGGCGCAAGTGGGCGAGGCAGTGACCCACATGGATCGCGCCACCCAACAGAACGCGGCCCTTGTGGAGCAGATTGCCGCCGCGGCGAGCAGCCTCAAAACGCAATCGGCCGAGTTGGTCAGCACCGTTTCCATTTTCAAGCTCGATGGCGCCCAGAGCGCGCGCAAAGTTCAAGTACGTGCGCCAGCGTCCGCCCAGAAGCCATTTGCAGGCGAAGAGCGGCGTGCTATTCCTGCCAAGCCTGCCAGCAAACCCACACCGGCTGCGGCTCCCAAAGTCGCCCAAGCACTGCCCAAACCTGCAGCTCCAGCCCCTGCCCCCGCCAAGACGTTTACTGCCAAGGCCGGAGGGGATGATGACTGGGAAACCTTTTAAGCAGCTAACCCCCTGGCGCGCGCCTCCTCTTGCAGGCGCAGCACGCGGCGCTGCACTTTGCCGGTGGTGGTCATGGGCAGTGAGTCCACAAACTCGATCTCCTTGGGGTACTCGTAAGGTGCCAACTGGCCTTTGACGTGCGCTTGCAGGTCCAGGGTCAGTTGGGCATGTAATCGGGCCCTGGCGCCCGTATCATCTGCGCAAGCAGCTATGAAATCAGGAGCAATGACCACATAGGCTTTGACCAGCGCACCCCGCTCTGGATCGGGCTTGGGTACCACAGCGGCGTTGATGACAGCAGGGTGTTTGACCAAGCAGTTCTCGATCTCCCCGGGGCCGATGCGGTAGCCCGCTGCCTTGAATACATCATCACTCCGGCCCTGGTACCAGAGGTAGCCATCAGCATCTCGCACCGCGAGATCACCAGTGCGGCACCAGTCGCCGGTGAACTTGGCATCCGTAGCTTTCTGGTTCTTCCAATAGCCCAAAAAGAAGATGGGGTCGGGTTGGCCGTGCACATCAAATCGGTGGAGCGCCACGTCGCCGGGCACGCCTACGGGGCATTCGTTGCCGGCCTCGTCAATCACCGCCACGCGGTGGCCGGGGTAACCCATGCCCATGCTGCCGGGCTTGGACGGGTAATGGAGGTTGCAGTTGCCTACGATGTAGTTCATTTCGGTCTGGCCGAACATTTCGTTGGGGCGCACACCGAGCTGTTGCTCGCAATAGCCGAACACCGCGTCGCCCACGGCCTCGCCCGCGCTCATGATGGCGTCGAGCTGAAGCTTGAATTGCTGGCGGACTGATTGGCTCTTGGTTCCGGGGTAGGCCTTCATCATGGCTTTGAGGGCCGTGGGGAACAGGAAGGTGTGGGTCACACCACAGTCGCGCATCAGTTCCAACGCCGTTTGCGGGCTGAAGCGGCCGTGGTAGGCCACGATGGGGCGGCCGAAGTACAGCGTGGGCAGCAAGGCATCCATCAAACCGCCCGTCCACGCCCAGTCGGCCGGCGACCAGAACACGGCCTTGGAGCTGCGGTTCTTTTTGCCGTCGAAGCCAAACCAGTTT
This window encodes:
- a CDS encoding acyl-CoA synthetase — translated: MAASQGRDTPRNAQRPAGYAALHSQFRWEVPQHFNMAQVCSRRWAELQDATKRVAIRAYSSGASDTFYTYSQLQEQANRLSNALAKLGVQRGDRVGIVLPQRFETAVAYMAVLQLGAVAMPLSMLFGPEALEFRLQDSEAVVAICDAGSLPALASVRQTCPQLRAVLGVGLQDADAALLTGPQDARFETVLHAQSAVFALVNTLAEEPAVLIYTSGTTGNPKGALIPHRALIGNLSGFVASQNWFGFDGKKNRSSKAVFWSPADWAWTGGLMDALLPTLYFGRPIVAYHGRFSPQTALELMRDCGVTHTFLFPTALKAMMKAYPGTKSQSVRQQFKLQLDAIMSAGEAVGDAVFGYCEQQLGVRPNEMFGQTEMNYIVGNCNLHYPSKPGSMGMGYPGHRVAVIDEAGNECPVGVPGDVALHRFDVHGQPDPIFFLGYWKNQKATDAKFTGDWCRTGDLAVRDADGYLWYQGRSDDVFKAAGYRIGPGEIENCLVKHPAVINAAVVPKPDPERGALVKAYVVIAPDFIAACADDTGARARLHAQLTLDLQAHVKGQLAPYEYPKEIEFVDSLPMTTTGKVQRRVLRLQEEARARGLAA